ACATATGGTGAAATTGGAGGAGGGCAGATCATCTCTCAGATGGGTCACAACCCACAGAAGTAattagaagaaaaacacaatataaattaataaaaatgttacgAAGTAGAATGTTCAAACggacagggttttttaaaaattcaaagaaaacaGGTCTACGATACACCTTCAGGgttcagaaattatttttgaaaactttatttgtgcccaaactgttttgtttttttttcctggggccttaaaatttttatttgaacCAGTTCATCTGATGGACAATCCAAATCACCAAACATCCATTGGATATTTACAGTCCTCTCCACGCGTGAAACGCAGCATTTAGAGTCCGACTCTGCTGAATATCTGTGAAAGTACAGTCCTGCAGAGTCCTGCTTCCTGGAGGTCTATGAAGCTGCTCCAATGTCCAGTTTCACTTCTCGCTTGTCACTGATTGGCCACAGGTGGCTCCTCGTCTTCCATTGGCTGGCTGCCGAAGCCACTGTCGACTGTGGCGTCTGattggacaaaacaaacaaacaaacaagatgaaGGAGGAAACATTAGAGGGAAAGACTGAGGTTGGTACTAAACTCTGTCTggaaaaacagtgtgtgtgtgtgtgtgtgtgtgtgtgtgtgtgtgtgtgtgtgtgtgtgttacctgtgctgtgtttgttgtCTCGCAGCTCAGCGTTTTTGAGGAGTCGGACTCCTTCTGTCAGACCGAGAGACTGAAGAGCTTCAACCAGAGTTTCGACTGGACCTCCACCCAGCTGCATACAGACGCAGGGAGGTCAGAGACATCACAGGTAAGGTAGTGTGTAATGTAACGGAAGAGTACTAGTATTAGACATTTTTCTACTCTAGTTTATTTGGGAGAATGAATGGAAAATTACCTTGTAGTGCTGCAGGAGGTGGTGACAGGGCACCGGACTGTCCTGGTAAAAGTGAGTCAGCGTCATCATGCCCAGCTTCTCTGCCAACTTCTTCCAGGGAATGTCTCCGTTGCTTAGCACCTCCACCAGCCGGGACAGGGTGTCTTCGTCAAGCACGGAGCTCTCCACCGCTGCAACATAGACCCAAGTGTCATATTATTGGCCTGGCCTTAACCAGAGGGGTGAATTAGAAAAGGTGAAACGAGGAACCGAGCGACCGCTTCATAGCCTTTAAAGTCATCAGCGATAAGAAGAAGCAAAccttcactgctgctgctgcctccttCTTTCATCTTCTTGCTGTGACGACTCGACTTCGGACTCCGACTGGAGTTTAACAGTTTCCTCACCTGAGGAGACAATGAGAACAGGTGTGGGCTTTGTTAGGATAATCTGAcatttgatgtgtgtttgttctctcAAGCAAAGAGGTTTGAAACTGTAGCACATTAACTTaactaaacagaaaaatctCAAACCTGCTACATTTCACTGTCACGTGGAAAGATTAACTTCCTTACAGCTGAAAGATCTGACTGGGATCTTCTAAGGATCCACTAACCGTGCCCATTgatatttaactgttttttttggggggggggtagtTCAGTGGTGTTGCACTTGAACCCACTTCACATCAACACACAGTTTAACTCTGAATCCAGTCTGTCCTGTGCACGGTACCTTCAGGCACTTGGCAAGGTCCAAAGCTGTGTGTCCTGCACGTCTCTTGCGAGGGTTGACAGGCCGTGACGCACCAGCCTCTTGCTCTTTAACCTCGTCTCTGGCGGGTTCGTCTTCATCTGAGGAGGAGCTGCTGAAAAGCGGTTCGTCATTCTCCATGTTCTTATCAGCACCTGGAAAAACATCTCATTTAGGTATTTGTCACTTGATTAAAGCTCCTGGTCGCTACTTTTTACTCTACATTATGTCTTCAAAAGTACTTTACTAAACTTATTTACTTAACTTCATCTTTACAAACAGAAATACtcagtcctgcattcaaaatgatTATCTGCAAAATATATTTGGTTTCCAAATTAAAAGCACTTACTCAGGTATATTTCATTACTGATGTGTAATTAGTGATGCACTAATGTGTTAATTCCTTCCTGAGATACTCGTGtttcctcccccctcccctcccctaccctcccctcccctcccctcccctcccctcccctcccccttctACTCCTATACCCTGCTCCCCTTCTACGTAGCTGATGGGAAATGTGCCGATCATTGTTCCTGGTATTGATTCATGTATTCTAGTCAACAACCACAAGAGTGCATAGACATAACGAGGTAACTTGATCCATGATTGCATTCCAGCATTACTCATCTGTTAAGCCACTTACTAAAAATGCCCCTCAGACCCCCAGAatgtacatgtctgtgtgtgtgtcttgtgtctGACCTGCAGCAATAAGCATGGAGCAGAGAGTTGGGGAGCCCAAACTGGCAGCCAGGTGGAGCGGTGTGTTTCCTCCAAAGGTGCAGGCGTTGATGTCTGCCTTCAgctgcaatcacacacacattaaggtTTGAAGGACAGtcaaataaaataccaaaagcTCTAAATACACAGTAGTAAAACAGTAATTACCTTTTTAACATGACTAAAGTAATAAGCATGTGAGAAGCTGGCACTAGGAAATGTTTAGTCTTTCTTTCAGTTAATTTGTTAATCAGCAAAGTTTTCGAGTCCCTAgtgtggtttagtttttttcgtTTGCGAGAATTCTTGTTTGAAAAGGAACAACAGCTTTCAAATGTATTCTTAAGAGTAGCACTTGTACTTTACTGACATTTCGACACTATTTAAGTTAGTTGGGAAAATTTCCTCAAATTCATTCTTTTATCTGTGCCAGTGCACAAAGATAAAATCACGAGTAGAATTAGCTTTAACGTTGTGTGTGTACCTCTGTGATGAGCATGCAGGCAACCTTAAACAGGTCCTCTCTGATGGCCAGGTGGAGCGCTGTGCTCCCACTCTTCAGCTCAGGTGCATTGATCTTGGCGCCGCTCTCAACCAGTAGGCGGAGGCAGCGCTCACCATCTCTTCTCACTGCCAGGTGGAGCGGGTGAAGACCTGACAGTAATGAGAACAAAGGTTTTTTTAGCCACAAATGTTtcctttataaaataataatgaatggATTTTGACATCTTGGATTCCACTTGTatgttattttacagtacagtgacTCGTCAAACATCCCAGACAGACACTGGGTGTCCTCTCACCGTGGTAGTCAGCGGTGTTCACCAGGTGGCTGTGGTGTTCTCCCAGGTGTGCCAGTAGCAGTTTGAGCATGCTGCTGTCCCCAGCCAGCGCTGCCAGGTGGACAGGGCTGCGTCCATCTTTGTCCGGCAGACCAGGGTCAGCCCCCGCCCTCAGCAACGCCTCCACCATCTTCACCTGCCGGGTGATCACAGCCAGGTGGAGAGGAGTCTGCAGGGACCAGAGGAGGTAGGGTTAGATGGGTTagctagtgttttttttttgggcctGTTAATGTATAAAGGGGCAGATTAGCTTGGACTTTTCTGTCTATTGAAAGCAACTGTGAGAGGTGGTCCTTGGTTTCCATAGGTTAGATATATTTTACCTGTTGGAGGTGGTTCACTGTGTTGAGGATGTTTTGCTGCTGGCTGCTGAGCAAAGTGTGGATCAGTTGCTGGATTACACCTGTCTGTTGATGAATGATGGCCAGGTGTAAAGGACTGTGAGAAGAAATCCACAATTTCAAATCAACAAATCATCTTTGACTGAAAACTAATGACAACATGAGTGAAAATGGTCTCAACTTGCTTACTGGAAAAAGAAGTGCTACTTCAGTTAGGTCAAAAAACTCACGTGTCTCCGTTGCTGTCCTGGACACCACAGAGGTGTCTCTGGATTGCTAGGAGGACCCGTGCGTCCCCAGTGCTGCAGTACTGCAGCAGGGCAGCAGCAGTCTGTCTAGCGTTCTGAGAGGCTCTGCTATGGAGGGCTGCAGCTAGAAACAGAAGAAGAGcattgataaaataataatcagctTACGAATAAGCAGAGTCACATCATCAGCAAAGAGACAGAACCACAAATTCAGACAATGTTAGTTTGGTCGTTTACCCATTTGAAAGAGCTGCTGTTGTAGTGGTGATCCTGTCTGTCGTGTCTGTCCTGCAGTCTGTCTATTTGTCTGAGGTGTGGACTCACTGGACATTTGAGCGCcgcctccacctcctcctccaaaGCCTGTGAAGCCTCCAGTGTAGAAAACTCCCGTTCCTCCTCCGTTCATCTGCTGGTTGAACGGAAATCCTGCACATGCAAAAAAAGTCCACGGTGAACTAGTTTCCCCAGAGTGACTGAGATATGGGCAGATCCCACAAccagctgctgtttattttacCTTTCAAAATGAATCCAATCAGATTTAACCATAATTCCaaattattgaaatataaaatacatttaaaaaaactgaaatagctAAAGCATGATTTTAAACAGAGCAAGGTTTAAAAAGGCAAGGAACTCATTCCAGTCTACAGCATTCCCTCACTTAACTAAAGCATGACTGCACACAACAGAACAACTTTAAGTGGCAAGAAGAACATTTTTTAGCTTTGTTGTAATATATATGTTCCAAATGATCTACTTTAATTTACACTGAGTGCAGGAAATTTCAAATGGAAACTTGATCCTTTAGTTTTCCAGCCTCATCTGCAGATGAATCACTGTCATATTTTAATGACTAaaccacattaaacacacattcttcTGTAGgactgcatgtttgtgtatgagGGAAGCTGTGGCGGCTCTCAATGCCCTCTGTTAAATTCCTTTACCTCCTCCTCCAAAACCCCCAgctcctccacctcttcctcctcctcctcctctccaggACTCATAGTGAGGCAGCGGCTTCTGCTTCTTCCTCAGCACCTCCTCTTTGTCTGCGGGGTGATGAGAAGAGgaggtgaaaacaaagattGGAAACTTTAACGTGATAACGGTAAAAGGGGGAAGACAGGATCCAGTTTTACAGAATGACATGTTGTCTTGGCCTAAATGTTATTCTGCTGCATAACGAGTGTCTGGATGAGTAAGTGAACAGTGAAACTTGGTGCATGCCAATGTTTTCCACTGAGGGAAACCCCAAAACTGCAACCTACAACCCTGACAACAAATCACCTTCCTGGGGATTTACAATACAGGCAGCACCTCAGTAAATACTCTGTTTGTTccacattttacattaacactTTGGGGTGTTTCCCAGAGCAGAGGCTGACCTGGGACCTGTGGTATGTAGGTGAATTGTTTTGGGTCGCTGCAGTCCCCAgccttcttcctcttcagctGCAGGAAGACTGTAACGGGCCGCTCGATCTCTATCCGGTGATACGCTGGCGTTTTGAACACGATGGCGTactgaggagagagaaaacactCTTAACCATGGTTTTAAGTTTTTGGCTATTCCTTTGcacaaaaatgtgattaatttcattaaataCTGGTCTCAGCTTGGTGTCAGTCCTGTTGTCCGAAAATCTGTTGTCCTTTGACAAATTACCTACATTTTTAGCTGCATCTGGTTATTGTTCATTAAGTATTTACCTTTGCAAAGATGAAGTTGAAAGTTTCActcaatttaacatttattgtgaaataaCATCAGTTCTTAGATCTCAGATATAATTCTCTAaaatttgttaattaaaatttctagagtttattttcataaaaattgtATGATTAGTGGATTCTCAAAACATGCACTGACTAACTTTATGTTATTGTGAAAGTACAAAACAAATAGGAGCTTCTGTATTTGAAGCGGAGTCAGGTGTTTAGTTTAAAACAGTCTGTAGCTCTGCCCTTGTTTCCTGTGTGAGATAACTGTGCTGCTCAGTGTCTCCTCTCACACAAAAGGCTTCTTTAGTTCTGACCAACGGGCTCAAAGATGCAGACACAAAGACTAACAATGCAGTTCTTTCATCGCTCCTGAGACGGCGCCACAGTCGTACATAGTAACTCATGTGACaacaacacagataaaacctggAAAGTGTCAACACTTCAACAAACTGGTCAGAACTGATAGAACCTttcagctgaaaaaaacaaattaatttgccACTGAACAGCTCTTCTGGGAGAAGCGTGACCTGGATGACAGAGTCCTCAGACATTTTTTGTGCATGGTTTGTATTAATGTTAGAGCCCATGAGCCAGGCAGTAAACCTTCAGTTGCTCAGTGGTGTGTTTCAGCAAAAGCAGGCAGTTTGCAGGAATTCCCCCGtttcaaataaaagacaagctgctgtttttctccactCTTCTAGTTGTTGTggtttcaaaacacacacacacacacactctgtctgtACCTGTTTGTGAACGTCTGTAGGTGAGAAGTCACCAAATGCCTCCCAGCCTCCTTCGTCGTCTTCCTCGTAAAAGCGGATCTCAATGTCATCTGTAATGTGCAGCACAGAGGCATGATGGGATCTTTTTCGTTTAAAAGacagtcatttattttcattagtttttttacttaaatCAGAGGACACAGATTACAGTGGAATTTATGAGAATGAGGATTTAGTAGCAAAAGTAGCTTCAATTATTGAGGGTTACATATGATTTTGTCTTAACTGTGGTGGATTTGTGGGAAGTTTGTAAAAACCTAAACAGTCAGCTCAAAAAGTCTCAGAAAACTTCTGATGTTTTTACCTTTCTGAACTTTGTCACACAGCAGGAAGATCTCG
The nucleotide sequence above comes from Channa argus isolate prfri chromosome 1, Channa argus male v1.0, whole genome shotgun sequence. Encoded proteins:
- the nfkb2 gene encoding nuclear factor NF-kappa-B p100 subunit isoform X1; the protein is MTETQFAVYENELNLMPFDYIPPVDIKTEPYIPETAHGPYIQIIEEPKQRGFRFRYECEGPSHGGLPGASSEKNRRTYPTVKINNFAGHARVEVQLVTHSDPPRVHAHSLVGRHCTDKGTCVLDVGPNDLTASFSNLGILHVTKKGVADILYRRLRDEKIRLLNRSFTDGEEQACHKEAKELGKVMDLNIVRLKFTAYLQDSNGGFTRALKPVISNPIYDSKSPNASNLKISRMDKTCGTVLGGDEIFLLCDKVQKDDIEIRFYEEDDEGGWEAFGDFSPTDVHKQYAIVFKTPAYHRIEIERPVTVFLQLKRKKAGDCSDPKQFTYIPQVPDKEEVLRKKQKPLPHYESWRGGGGGRGGGAGGFGGGGFPFNQQMNGGGTGVFYTGGFTGFGGGGGGGAQMSSESTPQTNRQTAGQTRQTGSPLQQQLFQMAAALHSRASQNARQTAAALLQYCSTGDARVLLAIQRHLCGVQDSNGDTPLHLAIIHQQTGVIQQLIHTLLSSQQQNILNTVNHLQQTPLHLAVITRQVKMVEALLRAGADPGLPDKDGRSPVHLAALAGDSSMLKLLLAHLGEHHSHLVNTADYHGLHPLHLAVRRDGERCLRLLVESGAKINAPELKSGSTALHLAIREDLFKVACMLITELKADINACTFGGNTPLHLAASLGSPTLCSMLIAAGADKNMENDEPLFSSSSSDEDEPARDEVKEQEAGASRPVNPRKRRAGHTALDLAKCLKVRKLLNSSRSPKSSRHSKKMKEGGSSSSEAVESSVLDEDTLSRLVEVLSNGDIPWKKLAEKLGMMTLTHFYQDSPVPCHHLLQHYKLGGGPVETLVEALQSLGLTEGVRLLKNAELRDNKHSTDATVDSGFGSQPMEDEEPPVANQ
- the nfkb2 gene encoding nuclear factor NF-kappa-B p100 subunit isoform X2, whose product is MPFDYIPPVDIKTEPYIPETAHGPYIQIIEEPKQRGFRFRYECEGPSHGGLPGASSEKNRRTYPTVKINNFAGHARVEVQLVTHSDPPRVHAHSLVGRHCTDKGTCVLDVGPNDLTASFSNLGILHVTKKGVADILYRRLRDEKIRLLNRSFTDGEEQACHKEAKELGKVMDLNIVRLKFTAYLQDSNGGFTRALKPVISNPIYDSKSPNASNLKISRMDKTCGTVLGGDEIFLLCDKVQKDDIEIRFYEEDDEGGWEAFGDFSPTDVHKQYAIVFKTPAYHRIEIERPVTVFLQLKRKKAGDCSDPKQFTYIPQVPDKEEVLRKKQKPLPHYESWRGGGGGRGGGAGGFGGGGFPFNQQMNGGGTGVFYTGGFTGFGGGGGGGAQMSSESTPQTNRQTAGQTRQTGSPLQQQLFQMAAALHSRASQNARQTAAALLQYCSTGDARVLLAIQRHLCGVQDSNGDTPLHLAIIHQQTGVIQQLIHTLLSSQQQNILNTVNHLQQTPLHLAVITRQVKMVEALLRAGADPGLPDKDGRSPVHLAALAGDSSMLKLLLAHLGEHHSHLVNTADYHGLHPLHLAVRRDGERCLRLLVESGAKINAPELKSGSTALHLAIREDLFKVACMLITELKADINACTFGGNTPLHLAASLGSPTLCSMLIAAGADKNMENDEPLFSSSSSDEDEPARDEVKEQEAGASRPVNPRKRRAGHTALDLAKCLKVRKLLNSSRSPKSSRHSKKMKEGGSSSSEAVESSVLDEDTLSRLVEVLSNGDIPWKKLAEKLGMMTLTHFYQDSPVPCHHLLQHYKLGGGPVETLVEALQSLGLTEGVRLLKNAELRDNKHSTDATVDSGFGSQPMEDEEPPVANQ